CTcgtcttctattttttttaactaacataaaataaaaatagtcatagctattgttttatttataatgttagatttttttttagaaacaaatatctcctttttttatctattaaacaaaaagagaaacaacaaataatgttggattttttttagaaacaaagtACATACgcccctatgaacacacaccctacccctatgaggaCCTCTGAGAGATTAGGctgatatattttgagattaacgaagtcaccacgAGTGTCTCATTGTTGATGGATACGTCGTCTACCACTAAAAAATTTTTCAAGTCTGGGACTTGAACCCAAGTGGGAAAGTTCCACCATAAGGAAACTAACCAGTTGAGATATATTCACTTCACAATAATATtggatattaaaacaaccataatttttaagcaaTATCTCTGGAATATTCCTATGTCTTTTAAACCGGTGGAACCATTATTTCTAATCGTTAGATCTATGGTTATATGTATTCATGGTAcatcacatttcaaaaatattattgtgcaaTTATATTTCATCTATATTGTATTCACATTAGGTTGTGTAGTACCTCTTACCAACTCTACATAAAATGTTCATAGATGGACCGCCTCTCAAACTATGTCAATCattgtgacatcccggcccaggACTTAATAGGATTAATTGAATACTTATATCAATAAATTGTAACTtattttccggaagccgatctccaaagaactctgaggataagcgtgcttggcctggagcaatttgggatgaatGACCGACCAGGAAATTCTTCCCCGGTGCacatgagtgaggacaaagtgtgcagcaGTCTATGTCCAagaaaagctgccagatgtaagtgggcccggcctgggagaggcagGACGTTACAATCATATTAAgctatataaaatttagtgGAGCTTTATGTCCCACCTAAATCATCCTctaataaaccatgataatatgtatgcaactaaaaagaaaaacatcttacttttattttacacttacttttacttttattttacacttacttttactttttcgttgacatgttttctaaagaaaataagtatACCTTCCTTttaaatgatgaagaagattataaataattgtttatagatattacttaaatatgatataatataaaggtaataggttagaaaattataaaagcacTTAATGCCGACAAAAACAATTTAGGAGAAATCATGGTAGATGTTCTCCGGTTAATATTTCGCTATTATAAGTATCTCAAATCTAGCATACGACACATGCCTGCACATTCGCGCGGGCTATCTTTttagttatatactaaaagtccattaaatatcctataaacgctcctaagctgCCACATGACACTCATACAAACGCTCCTAATTTGCCACGTGACACTATaatagattagatctattttgcTTTAAGtatggtggacccattattttctaccataaaaacttaaaaaattgaaaggATGTTCCACCCCATCCAACCTGTACATATAGTTCTCACGCCATGCTACCATACATACCATACATAGGTACGTATTGGCCCCTCAACGTCTCTTCTATTTTGATGATGTATTAGATTGAAAACATATTATATGACTATACAATCTAAAATCTCAAATAGCTATTTTTTATGCACGTGCATTAGATTTTGTTGCATAATTTAAGACACAAATTAATAACAAGTAAAGAAATATGTTACATTGGACTAGCGGTTGATCACTCGAGACCCaattttaagggaaaattttataGAGTTTTAAGCACCTGAATAACATCACATAGCTTATATACAACACTATGAAACACAAAGAATTAATAATAAGTAGAAGAAATACATCATTTTGGTTCGCTAACCAttatatttatgtttaaatATAGATAACTCAAAATGGTGAACCCACCATTATTTGGATCTATCGCAATCTATATGTAGCTTGATATCGCGTATAATATATCAGTTAATAAACAATAATAATCTTACTCTGCTTATAGATAAAAGATTaatggattatttttttaaaaacaatgaCACATAGGGTGTAACGCTTTCACTGTTTATCATATCTTAAAATTTGAACTGAAAATAAgatttgtataaaataaaatagaaaatagaaaaatattcaTACAATGTAAATTGAACCAATTGtagaaattcatataatttCATAGAACCATTATGGttcttaattttcacttaaattgagaCAACCATTACCATAACTATCACATTATTTTTAAGTGATTATATATTAATGGCCTTCCCTTTATCATATTATTGCATATATAAGCCACACTAAGTTAGCACTACAtagttagttttaaatattatatttttactattaaatttaaactttaacaCCTTAGGTCGACaagatgtatttaaaaaatgCTATAGCTCACATGTATTATAAGGAACCGAGATCTATATCTGTTCTACTTTTAATGATTCATGTGTAAGCCGTATAACAAATTGCGTCAAATGTAAACCAATCAAAATGAGGGTTTGGTGGTACGAATAAAAATTCATTTGTTAGCAATAACTATTTTTCgagatttgttaaaaaatattcaattaaaaaagaaaaaaattgaaaaaaagaaaaatatataaccgTTTATTTTTACTTAAAACTGTGGACCCGATAATACTAACCATTAGATTAAGTTCACCGATCCGATCACCCTTTTCTCTTGGACCCACAGGTACGTATAATACGTTCTTACCACCACATATGCTCCTTCCCCTCTgtattctctttctttttaagGTTATATGCACCATAATTTGTTACTATAAAAattattagatctatttttaagtggaacattaatttatatatgaatGATCTTGGtgatataaataaataaatatttttttagccgATCTACACATTCAATTTAAGACACACTTGAGCGAAGCCATCAATGATAAATCATTTGTGATAGGTCTCATACTAACGAATGGATCAAAATGTAGCATGTTTGAGATATGTCTGTAGGGAtaatccataaaaaaaagtaagatcATCTAAGATGGGCATAGTTTTAACGAATTACGCATATGAACTAACTGATGATAAGTCTACGCTTTCCTCACTTCCTCTCTCAGTTTTCTAGctaatgagataaaaaaaagtcaatacTTAGAtggctaaatattttttaacatatttgatttttagtttGATCCATATTGACCATGTGTTTGGTATGTAATATTATAcactaaaagtccatgaaaaTTCCTACAAATACTTCTCAGCTACCACGTGTATCCTATAAATGCTTTTAAGCCGCCGCGTGGTACTCTGGTAGATTAGAGAAATTCTTAAAatatctaaccattgattttcatttaatccgGTAGATCcaatatttttaaccattagatcaatCTCTAAAAGACAAGTGCGAGGGCCGCGGTCAAAGAGCGAGACGTGGGGCCTCTTCTGCTCTGCGCACCACATGGGCAGCTGCCGGATGGGCGCCACGGTGGGCAACGGTGCCGTCGACGCCCGCGGCGAGAGCTAGGAGGCGGGGCAGCTGTACGTGTGCAACAGCAGCGTGCTACCCACCACGGGGGCGTCAACCCCATGATCACCATAGTCCGTACACGTATTGTGTCACCAATGGCATCGCTGACTCCCTATCCGGTAAAACGAAtttggccttgtttggatcatTAGTCCCTGATAGAAGATTGAGAAGGGAAATACCTCATTTTAATAATTCAATTAAGAAGGGAAATGCCATCCCTTTAAATAAGGGAAATACCTCACTTTAATTTAAATTCATTTTGTTAGTCCTGTTTTCGAAACGAAATAACAAGCATGCCTGTACAAATgcacgggctaccttcctatTTACATTTAAATTTCGTTACTAAGTACAAAACTACACTTTAGTTGGGAACCATTCACACAAAACTATACTTTTACAGCGAATCAGGGtatgaaatttttgaaattttggtaattacccccccccccccaaccccccaCTTTAGTTGGGAACCATTCACACAAAACTATACTTTTACAGCGAATCAGGGTatgaaattttcgaaattttggtaattacccccccccccccccccccccaaaagcaaatccaatttcaaaattaaaaaccctGTAGCGAATGCAACTAAAAGTGTAGTTCTTAATAAGGAAGTCAAATGCGCTCGTCTAACGTGCATTTGTCCCAAATGGCATATTGACACTAACAGAATTGAGCCACACGCAAGAATTACACAAAAGAAAAGCTTTTATCTGAAATAGAATTTCTATTTCTCATCCGCATGGATAGTACTTGGGCTGTCCACTTCTACGAATGAACATATGACATGTGAAGAGAAAACATGAGCATCGGTTTTAGACTAATTCCCCTTCATAAATATTACATCATAAAATACACAAAAAGAGATATGGTACAGGAATCAGTCAAAGCTCTGTAACAGATAATGCAGCTCAATTAGCAATGAAAGAATCGAATCAGCTGGTTGGCTAAATGTTCACATTCCTACAACAAAtctgaaagaaaaataatacaCTCAAAGTAGGAGATAAATATATACCCACAGGCAGTGGGATTCTTCAGCCAACGATGAACAATGAAAGAATATTATCTAAGCTCGACCATGTTCGTGTGACCTGCCAATCCGTCGTTGACCTGCAACGATCTCGGATCATCGTTTCGATACATCGCATGTACAAGGAGCCCACAGGCCAACTCAAGGCTGAAGCATGGTCAGTGGAAGTGGCCGTTGCCGTTATGCTTGGCAGAGTCGACCAGTCCATATCCGTTGTGACCATTATGCCTAGTGGATTCAGAAAATCCATTTGTGCAGTGGCCATTCTGCTTGGGAGAGCCAGTTGATCCGTACGAGTGGTGTCCGTTCTGCTTGGTGGAGTCAAGTGACCCGTATCCATAAGGGTTCTTGCTAGCCCAGTTCCATTGATCCCTACACATTTCATCGATGCCAAATTTCGCTCTGGGGAAAGACAATACCAGTTAGGTGGAAACCAAGAAAAAGGTTCATGTGATTATCCGTTGATGTAAAACTTACTTCCAGTTGAGTTCCTTCTCTGCTTTAGCAGGTAATGAAAATAGAATCTCCGCATCACCAGGGCGTCTTGGGCCAATAATCAGAGGAATTTTCTAGCacagcaataaaaaaaaataagaacaaaGCAAATCCTGGCAAGGCGCGCAAGCTGGAGAAAGCATTTTATCTACAATAAATGCTAACAATCACCTAAGCAAAAAAACTTAAGCACATACAAGGCTCAACAGGCAAGACAAGAGCTTAGCATTGTGGTACTattcatatataaattaatgCATACTGATTAGTACTACCATGACAGAAAAGTACTGTGCCTTAAAATGCACCTAGTTAGTGGAAAAAGATAATTTCCCATATTATACATCAATCTAGCATACCTTCCCAGAAGCCTTCTCAAATGCCTTGACTATCTCCAGCACAGAGGTACCTTTACCAGTTCCAAGGTTGTATGCTTCACACCCTGCAAGTACAATAAAGTTCAAAACATGgttcaaataaaaataaataaataaagtccAATCCCTCTAGTTTCATGTTGCCCAAGAAGAACAATAAATTAGATTATGTATACCCCCAAAGAGATATCCTTGTTTACCTGGGTTCTAAGATCAAATATAAGCTACATAAAATGGTAAGTATTGCTACACATGATAAacttatatatctatctatcaagAAAGAATGTTTCTTATACAAGTTCATTTACAACAAGGGTTTTGTGTTCGtccaactaaaatttaatatccTAAATAAACATGCAATAAACATAAAAGCGGCTAGTTACTGCATCTGAAAAGAGGTAAAAAGCACTAGCAAATAAGTATTCAAAAATCATCTAAGGCCAGGGCCTAACCTATGCTGGAGCTCTCAAAGAGTTTCTGCAATGCCGCAATATGTCCATCAGCAAGGTCAACCACATGGATGTAATCTCGGACCTGTAAATCATGTAAGTGTCATTAAACAATGAAAGGATGCCATGACACATGCGAATCACTGTTATTACAACAGCCCAAATATCAGAGGTTATAACTTAATATCCCATATCTAAAAAAGAGGTTATAACTAGAACTGTCAGATGAATAAATACGTTTTGAAATGAAGAAGTATTGACATAAGTAAATGCACATTATACTATCCCTTGCAAGTATTTGCCCAATAGTTCAATGAGATGCCCTAAATGGAGAATTCAAGGTAACCTGACACGATACAACAAACACACATATCCATAGAAGCATAGCAGCTTCAAAAAAGGTTCCTAGAAATGTGGGGCCAGAGAGCTGACTAAGGTAGCAAAGAGCAAATTGCATGAACACACTTAGTAAAAGTACTGGATGGGCACACAcctttggtgaaaaaaaatattacgagtcttttaatttgttatctttctttgtttcttagGAAATACTACATTGTCACATACATTGGACACAGTCTTATTAGATATCATAAATGAACAGACAGTTCCAAGCAGCAGATACAATCAGTAACTGACTATTTTGCCAAATATTCAAGTCTCATCCCCCAAGGACATATCCTGAAGGAAAATAAAGCTAATTTCTAACAACGTAACATGAGAATCAGAATCTTGAAAGGTACTAACATGtattaatcaaatttaaacagACGCAAATAATGACAAATTGAATATACATGTGAAAAGCATTACCCCGGTACCATCTCTGGTTGCATAATCATTTCCTAGTATTGTCAGAGCTGGCCTCCTGCCAACAGCAACTTGCTGAACATAAGGCATAAGATTGTTGGGAATGCCACATGGATCTTCCCCAAGGTATCCGCTAGGATGAGCCCCAACTGGATTGAAGTACCTAAGTAGAATAATCTTCCATTCAGGATCTGTACGGTAGATATCACGGCAAATATCTTCAACAACAAGCTGCAGTTCATTTTTACAATTGTAGTCAATTTGGAGAACTTATGAATGGTAGAAGATTTGCTCATTAAAAGAAAAGTGAAGGGACACAGACCTTTGTTTTGCCATATGGATTGTTTGGAGTGAGAGGAAACTCTTCTGTGCAGGGTGAGTTCTTCGGTGATCCATAAACTGCAGCTGATGATGAGAACACCAACTACAACATTtaaacatacaaaaaaaaaggaggaacaGTATGTCAATGCCAGAGTCTAAAGGTAACCAGcgaaataaaaatatcaaaatccaacCTATTTGTTGTAAGTACAGTCCACAGAGCTTGATGTTACTATGTGTATCAAAGTGCAAAGGATAAATACCTTCTTACATCCATGAGCAGACATAACTTCCAGAAGATTTACTGTTCCATTAACATTGTTGTCGTAATAAAGCAATGGCTTCTGCACACTTTCGCCCACAGCTTTTAGCCCAGCAAAGTGAACTACAGCATCGAATCTGAAAAGCAAAGAAGCTAACAATAAAGAATAAGTAATGATGATGGGCATGCCTCTGCATGCAAGGAAACAGAAAAGCATCCAGATAAAGTA
The Oryza glaberrima chromosome 8, OglaRS2, whole genome shotgun sequence DNA segment above includes these coding regions:
- the LOC127781896 gene encoding UDP-glucose 4-epimerase 2 isoform X1, whose protein sequence is MAVEKTVPGGVRTVLVTGGAGYIGSHAVLQLLLAGFRAVVVDNLNNSSELAVRRVAALAGDHSRNLAFHKVDLRDKGALEKVFASTRFDAVVHFAGLKAVGESVQKPLLYYDNNVNGTVNLLEVMSAHGCKKLVFSSSAAVYGSPKNSPCTEEFPLTPNNPYGKTKLVVEDICRDIYRTDPEWKIILLRYFNPVGAHPSGYLGEDPCGIPNNLMPYVQQVAVGRRPALTILGNDYATRDGTGVRDYIHVVDLADGHIAALQKLFESSSIGCEAYNLGTGKGTSVLEIVKAFEKASGKKIPLIIGPRRPGDAEILFSLPAKAEKELNWKAKFGIDEMCRDQWNWASKNPYGYGSLDSTKQNGHHSYGSTGSPKQNGHCTNGFSESTRHNGHNGYGLVDSAKHNGNGHFH
- the LOC127781896 gene encoding UDP-glucose 4-epimerase 2 isoform X2, whose protein sequence is MPCFRAIVVDFHAVVVDNLNNSSELAVRRVAAIAGDHSRNLAFHKVDLRDKGALEKVFASTRFDAVVHFAGLKAVGESVQKPLLYYDNNVNGTVNLLEVMSAHGCKKLVFSSSAAVYGSPKNSPCTEEFPLTPNNPYGKTKLVVEDICRDIYRTDPEWKIILLRYFNPVGAHPSGYLGEDPCGIPNNLMPYVQQVAVGRRPALTILGNDYATRDGTGVRDYIHVVDLADGHIAALQKLFESSSIGCEAYNLGTGKGTSVLEIVKAFEKASGKKIPLIIGPRRPGDAEILFSLPAKAEKELNWKAKFGIDEMCRDQWNWASKNPYGYGSLDSTKQNGHHSYGSTGSPKQNGHCTNGFSESTRHNGHNGYGLVDSAKHNGNGHFH